One genomic window of Leptolyngbya sp. NIES-3755 includes the following:
- a CDS encoding helicase domain protein (similar to AA sequence:cyanobase_aa:Cyan7425_5392): protein MSNPQLVSYFATHFSKGGSFSTIVAARQQASLILNQPVSPGTALAKLVDESVEAGIIRAARQIVETSGTIHEAYDRLVKLHDRQPVLNVRSSTSILQQAYSTPIPIAFLASVLAKIDGETSVYEPTAGHGALLISANPANATVNEINPERAADLRSQGFTVTEHDATEYQPHRAHDRVICNPPFGVVKIEGQTKRFQLPGNPKRTPQVDQAIALLALQSLKDDGRAVLILGGKLGDEEETRSNRYNTLESRNFYATLYEQYNVTQHLSIWGSLYRKQGAGFPIDLIVIEGRGRSQQMLPAAAVPTIYKSFSQLKELIRDEQLRKLSPNLETSSDGRLGVVHHQTSSRNEPTNPIAIQDFSSRTHHLADPNLDGTDSRNSGTNASQIDDRTARSLVLSRSTETNRVRYWGTRFAAGVDGRLGRDVYRTQRNADAEIISRLPDHATSDRATDAESVAERTQQNHLRELVSNPDLRHEYRLLAIGTEAMVEQAFSNNPIESNVPTQSFDIPYIPRSKGQSAQNLIPTNMAAAAQIALDHLEQNVGNIDEFVAQRLGYNSTEQMWQYLYAEQIDAIAFAFHQRDRGNIFLNGDKTGNGKGRFGAANIVDAARQGYIPVFVTQKANLYTSMLTDLADIGKPGMRVFATDNKLGLDLEDGRKLVTGDAAAQEDQMRRIMQQGLGNYNAIFTTYTQLQTVQQKEPFRREFFRTIAPQAVFIFDESHEAGGRSDKSQDDGSIYPSRAEFVRELVDTSAGATFMSATAIKNAGVVDLYARRSDARYAVDNLYSLETILKDGGVPLQQMFATKFVASGQMLRRSRSMEGISFTAKVVPVDRDIAEGISAVMRAINDFDDAKQAGLNKLKKRLKAEAKALSEDGTTGAAGARSTNFTSLMHNAIDQSLLAQKAEVAVQEAIAAIERGEKPLIGVANTMDSFIEWYTEENNIDPGQSIEITFGDVLDRYLERSRDVIESDRWGKKTRRRLTDEEIGPDAVAAYEEAQDLIEETDLSSIPLSSIDYIRWRLTEEGYRVDEITGRSNIVEYSHAGDTSYGLRPSSETSPQARVDIINRFNRGDLDVIILNRSGATGINLHASEKFADQRPRRLIIAQAERDINLVMQLFGRIDRYGQVVKPSFDLLMSDLPAEKRLGALLAKKMAELNANVTASRDSQMSVANVVDFMNVYGEEVVRELLEEDYELQAKLSYPLDVGSDDSDIAVIKRVTGRIPLLTIQEQEELYTLIETETRELIVQKEAMGESVLKADQLDLDARTIAQMEVIPDESGVKSEFTGAVALEVVDAKVPVKPFSQLQVINAIRQSLELPAVENVADHDFEAVTQIANQRSQELLTNLREETRSYRREMLPTKHTPGAKDRFDDKLKDQFKHLTKVLRQTPPGTPVRVVSPEGNVFYGVIIRISQKGHKGSPIAPTNWKAQILVDHRCQQLTIPLSKFNRGKDDAMTRVTQQATNWNEEDIYAAFDLRQQQNQRTEMQIFTGNPIRAYEKYPNGRFLNYTNDRGNVVQGLIMPAGFDIQEALRAEPVAFKEPAQVKAFLTDATRHQASVKTLDELLTIRTQASMRLGSGNATGFVLQTPKSGAGDQYSLDTDIITAAGTEFYSVAERMELIVPHDRIDQVLSVILQEKRWTLAAFDYKEQARDLLDIKLPELTVVQPVQNEARQELISTPEKVKDQTASPETDQTIPLILVEPILDDFSRQPQSMPEQEDRSSLRVVAAKNQSGRAEKNIARFLEQAGLSDAVMADSEFYLQIENSPYIPLTIERHDAALHFIHWLEDSYGDLFIDSEMIFEMNQTGHLTFREVAVQNPVRGGELRSPDRSFAQLFSRNILDQGFAEAARQMETSQTVQPAEVLSEAASDLTEPRQDNLLLKFGDGNTVRLEPEEVDAIARAFYTYTSDELLHERLAEILEPVVGKRNIGLAVQAVIENYQQSSESHSETEISQSSKLIHDTQQANRANLAPFAIEYLNVKDQHPNDLVFQRCASGDFYTAYFDDATTIATALDLTLTSRDAGGTVGRVPSISIPAWSGAIERFITYLKSQGHSVIVDQGIHQSEAALNDVETTLNEQSNEPSQTPELEQESEAIAESTTLFDLRDYSEAERDYQVDVQGHDPTWESDANNASRSSEVLTSTEPDLETQITTRDQATSPDSSVQPRTDITPSNSIDVSALTNEVRNFDLEAVAASLGLQKDRRDKNKWKDAGHTVSINDGKFMDWLADKGGGGAIDLVMHVRKVEFKEAVQWLSGQTLSSPARSQSFSVPKEPRPLELPPHNEEYWATVRQYLVETRGLPTTWIDRFHETGLIYADDYRNAVFLRYSDRHNEQAWSRHEATGASLRGTRDSEHAFHGLAPGSCRENGWFWLRSTNGEVNRAVLTESPIDAISLAVLEKEKSPNATTVSVYLSTDGSGAIPTTALQAVLDKRGQVIAAFDADKPGEKMAWRIAEMLPGITRMTPAQGKDWNDRLLIEHHSEQAKTGEYERGDKETLRSLWKWHRVAGELGRSPAYLKRITEVARAVVDGEPLSDKAVSAMQQDFQTYKQQVHTRSTVRPNLQTSEVPQAQTAQAKKSYQGVEMG, encoded by the coding sequence GTGAGCAATCCACAACTTGTCAGTTATTTTGCCACTCATTTTAGTAAGGGAGGTAGTTTTTCAACGATCGTTGCGGCTCGACAGCAAGCCTCGCTCATCCTCAATCAACCTGTTTCACCTGGAACAGCATTAGCAAAATTGGTGGATGAATCCGTTGAAGCTGGCATTATTCGAGCGGCTCGGCAAATCGTTGAAACTTCAGGCACAATCCACGAGGCTTATGATCGCTTGGTCAAGCTACACGATCGTCAACCCGTTCTAAATGTTCGATCGTCTACAAGTATCCTTCAGCAAGCATACAGTACGCCGATTCCGATCGCATTTCTTGCTTCCGTATTAGCCAAAATCGATGGAGAGACAAGCGTATACGAACCCACAGCCGGACATGGGGCACTGCTGATTTCAGCAAATCCTGCAAACGCAACGGTGAATGAAATCAATCCAGAGCGAGCTGCTGATCTGCGATCGCAAGGGTTTACGGTGACAGAACACGATGCAACCGAGTATCAACCTCATCGAGCGCACGATCGGGTCATTTGCAATCCACCCTTTGGCGTGGTCAAAATCGAAGGTCAAACAAAACGATTTCAACTTCCAGGCAATCCTAAAAGAACTCCGCAAGTCGATCAAGCAATCGCGCTACTTGCCTTGCAATCTCTCAAAGATGACGGTCGAGCAGTTTTAATTCTCGGTGGCAAGCTTGGGGACGAGGAGGAGACGCGATCCAATCGGTACAACACCCTAGAATCTCGCAACTTCTACGCCACGCTCTATGAGCAATACAACGTCACCCAGCATCTTTCAATTTGGGGGTCACTCTACCGTAAACAAGGCGCAGGATTTCCAATCGATCTCATTGTGATTGAGGGACGAGGACGATCTCAACAAATGCTTCCTGCTGCGGCAGTTCCAACCATTTATAAATCATTTTCTCAACTCAAGGAGTTAATTCGCGATGAACAATTACGCAAACTATCCCCAAATCTGGAAACCTCTTCAGACGGACGCTTGGGAGTTGTTCATCATCAAACTTCCAGCCGAAATGAGCCAACTAACCCGATCGCAATACAAGATTTTTCTAGCCGAACGCATCATTTGGCTGATCCAAACTTGGATGGAACAGACTCAAGAAACTCAGGAACAAACGCATCGCAGATTGACGATCGCACTGCACGATCTCTTGTCCTATCAAGAAGCACCGAGACTAACCGAGTTAGATACTGGGGAACCCGTTTCGCTGCCGGAGTGGATGGACGACTGGGCAGAGACGTTTATCGAACGCAACGAAACGCTGATGCAGAAATTATCAGTAGACTTCCCGATCACGCTACCAGCGATCGAGCCACAGACGCAGAAAGTGTGGCTGAACGAACACAACAGAATCACCTTAGAGAACTGGTTAGCAACCCTGACTTACGGCATGAGTACAGACTTTTAGCAATCGGAACTGAAGCAATGGTAGAACAAGCTTTTTCTAACAATCCCATTGAATCGAATGTACCAACTCAATCCTTTGACATTCCTTACATTCCTCGATCAAAGGGACAGTCGGCACAGAATCTGATTCCAACTAACATGGCAGCCGCTGCTCAAATTGCGCTCGATCATCTTGAACAAAACGTAGGCAACATTGATGAATTCGTTGCTCAACGGTTAGGCTATAACTCCACAGAGCAGATGTGGCAGTACCTTTATGCAGAGCAAATCGATGCGATCGCGTTTGCTTTTCACCAACGCGATCGCGGCAATATTTTTCTGAATGGCGATAAGACTGGGAACGGCAAGGGACGATTTGGAGCCGCAAACATTGTTGATGCGGCAAGACAAGGTTACATCCCAGTATTTGTGACGCAAAAAGCGAACCTCTACACTTCGATGCTCACTGATTTAGCAGATATCGGTAAGCCTGGAATGCGCGTTTTTGCGACCGATAACAAGCTGGGGCTAGACCTCGAAGATGGTAGAAAATTAGTTACGGGGGATGCTGCCGCTCAAGAAGATCAGATGCGGCGCATCATGCAGCAGGGACTCGGCAACTACAACGCTATTTTTACAACGTATACCCAGCTTCAAACGGTACAGCAGAAAGAACCCTTCCGACGAGAATTCTTTCGTACGATCGCACCCCAAGCCGTTTTCATTTTTGACGAATCTCACGAAGCTGGAGGCAGAAGCGATAAATCTCAAGACGATGGCAGCATTTATCCGAGTCGAGCGGAATTTGTGCGGGAATTGGTTGATACCAGTGCTGGCGCAACGTTTATGTCTGCTACTGCGATTAAAAATGCAGGTGTGGTGGATCTTTATGCACGACGCAGCGATGCTCGGTACGCTGTCGATAATCTCTACAGTTTAGAAACGATTCTCAAAGATGGCGGAGTTCCGCTTCAGCAGATGTTTGCCACGAAGTTTGTTGCATCCGGGCAAATGCTCCGGCGCAGTCGCTCGATGGAAGGCATTTCATTTACAGCAAAAGTCGTTCCAGTCGATCGAGACATTGCAGAAGGCATTTCTGCTGTGATGAGAGCAATTAACGATTTCGATGACGCAAAACAAGCTGGACTCAACAAACTCAAAAAACGCCTAAAAGCCGAAGCGAAAGCCCTAAGTGAGGACGGCACAACCGGAGCCGCCGGAGCGAGATCAACAAACTTCACCTCGCTAATGCACAATGCAATCGATCAAAGCCTACTCGCGCAAAAAGCAGAAGTAGCCGTCCAAGAAGCGATCGCGGCAATCGAGCGCGGCGAAAAACCGTTGATTGGGGTTGCCAACACGATGGATAGTTTTATCGAGTGGTACACCGAGGAAAATAACATTGATCCAGGACAATCGATTGAAATCACCTTTGGAGATGTATTAGACCGCTACTTGGAACGCTCTAGAGATGTGATTGAAAGCGATCGTTGGGGCAAGAAAACTCGTCGCCGCTTAACCGATGAAGAAATCGGACCTGATGCTGTCGCCGCCTACGAAGAAGCTCAAGATTTAATCGAAGAAACCGATTTATCCAGCATTCCACTTAGCTCGATCGACTATATTCGCTGGCGTTTGACCGAAGAAGGCTACCGAGTCGATGAAATTACCGGACGCAGCAATATTGTCGAGTACAGTCATGCCGGAGACACAAGCTATGGACTCCGACCCAGCAGCGAAACCAGTCCTCAAGCACGAGTCGATATCATCAATCGCTTCAATCGAGGGGATTTAGATGTCATCATTCTCAATCGCTCTGGAGCCACAGGAATCAATCTTCATGCCTCTGAAAAGTTTGCTGACCAACGCCCACGACGACTAATTATTGCTCAAGCAGAACGAGACATTAATCTCGTCATGCAGTTGTTTGGTCGCATTGATCGCTATGGGCAAGTCGTCAAACCCAGTTTCGATTTGTTGATGAGCGACTTACCAGCCGAAAAACGGCTAGGGGCATTACTGGCAAAGAAGATGGCAGAACTCAACGCCAATGTCACTGCTTCGCGTGACTCTCAGATGTCGGTTGCGAATGTCGTCGATTTCATGAATGTCTACGGGGAAGAAGTGGTTCGAGAACTACTCGAAGAAGATTATGAACTGCAAGCGAAACTCAGTTATCCGCTCGATGTTGGCAGCGACGACTCCGACATTGCCGTAATCAAGCGGGTGACTGGACGAATTCCTCTACTCACGATTCAGGAGCAGGAAGAACTCTACACCTTGATTGAAACAGAAACGAGAGAACTCATCGTCCAAAAAGAAGCAATGGGTGAGAGTGTCTTGAAAGCAGATCAACTCGATTTAGATGCTCGAACGATCGCACAAATGGAAGTCATTCCCGACGAGAGTGGCGTTAAAAGTGAGTTTACAGGGGCAGTTGCGCTAGAAGTCGTAGATGCCAAAGTTCCAGTCAAGCCCTTCAGCCAACTTCAAGTCATCAATGCAATCCGGCAAAGTCTTGAACTCCCCGCAGTCGAGAATGTTGCCGATCATGATTTTGAAGCCGTCACGCAAATTGCCAATCAGCGATCGCAAGAGCTATTAACCAATCTGCGAGAAGAAACGCGATCGTACCGTCGAGAAATGTTGCCCACTAAACATACTCCGGGCGCAAAAGACCGATTCGACGACAAGCTCAAAGACCAATTCAAGCATCTTACAAAAGTCCTGCGACAAACGCCTCCAGGAACGCCTGTGCGAGTCGTTTCGCCTGAAGGTAATGTGTTCTATGGTGTGATTATCCGCATCAGCCAGAAAGGACATAAAGGCAGTCCGATCGCGCCGACCAATTGGAAAGCTCAAATTCTTGTTGATCATCGCTGTCAACAATTGACGATTCCGCTTTCAAAATTCAATCGCGGCAAAGATGATGCAATGACGCGAGTAACGCAACAAGCCACTAACTGGAACGAAGAAGATATCTACGCAGCCTTTGATCTGCGCCAACAGCAAAACCAGCGCACCGAAATGCAGATTTTCACGGGCAATCCTATTCGCGCTTACGAGAAATACCCAAACGGCAGATTTCTCAACTACACCAACGATCGTGGCAATGTCGTACAAGGGCTGATCATGCCTGCGGGCTTTGATATTCAAGAAGCACTGAGAGCGGAACCTGTGGCGTTCAAAGAACCAGCTCAAGTAAAAGCATTTTTAACAGATGCAACACGACATCAAGCATCAGTGAAAACGCTAGACGAATTACTCACGATTCGGACTCAAGCATCAATGCGACTAGGTAGCGGAAACGCAACTGGATTCGTTCTACAAACGCCAAAATCAGGAGCCGGAGATCAGTATTCACTCGATACGGACATTATTACAGCCGCAGGCACTGAGTTTTATTCGGTTGCTGAACGAATGGAACTGATTGTGCCCCACGATCGCATTGACCAAGTTCTCTCGGTCATTCTTCAGGAGAAGCGGTGGACATTAGCGGCATTCGATTACAAGGAGCAGGCGCGAGATTTACTGGACATTAAATTACCGGAGTTAACGGTTGTCCAACCCGTTCAAAATGAAGCTCGACAAGAATTGATCTCAACACCAGAGAAAGTCAAAGACCAAACAGCAAGCCCCGAAACGGATCAGACGATTCCGCTAATTCTGGTTGAGCCGATTCTTGATGACTTTTCGCGGCAGCCTCAATCGATGCCTGAACAGGAAGACCGTTCATCACTGCGAGTAGTTGCCGCAAAAAATCAGTCTGGACGAGCAGAGAAAAACATTGCAAGATTTCTGGAGCAAGCTGGGCTAAGTGATGCAGTGATGGCAGACTCAGAGTTTTATCTGCAAATTGAAAACTCACCCTACATTCCATTGACGATCGAACGCCATGATGCAGCCCTGCACTTCATTCATTGGCTCGAAGATAGCTACGGCGACCTCTTCATTGATTCTGAAATGATTTTTGAGATGAATCAGACCGGGCACTTAACGTTTCGGGAAGTCGCGGTACAGAATCCAGTCAGAGGCGGAGAGTTACGATCGCCTGATCGCAGCTTTGCTCAATTATTTTCCCGCAACATTCTCGATCAAGGATTTGCAGAAGCAGCCCGTCAAATGGAAACGTCTCAAACAGTACAGCCAGCCGAAGTGTTATCAGAAGCTGCAAGTGACCTGACCGAACCAAGGCAAGATAATTTACTGCTTAAGTTCGGAGATGGCAATACCGTTCGACTAGAACCAGAAGAAGTTGATGCGATCGCAAGGGCTTTTTACACCTACACTTCTGACGAACTCTTACACGAACGTTTAGCTGAAATCCTAGAACCCGTTGTTGGCAAAAGAAACATCGGGTTAGCGGTTCAAGCAGTGATCGAGAATTACCAGCAGTCTTCAGAGTCTCATTCAGAAACAGAAATTTCACAAAGCTCAAAGCTAATCCATGATACACAGCAAGCGAATCGTGCGAATCTTGCACCGTTTGCGATCGAGTACTTGAACGTTAAAGATCAGCATCCGAATGATTTAGTTTTTCAACGCTGTGCTTCTGGCGATTTTTACACTGCTTACTTCGATGATGCAACGACGATCGCGACCGCATTAGATTTAACGCTAACGAGCCGAGACGCAGGCGGAACGGTAGGGCGAGTTCCATCGATCTCAATTCCAGCATGGTCAGGAGCGATTGAGCGGTTCATAACTTATTTGAAATCACAAGGGCACAGCGTTATTGTCGATCAAGGAATACACCAATCAGAAGCAGCACTGAATGATGTCGAAACAACCTTGAATGAACAGTCGAACGAGCCAAGCCAAACACCTGAGCTAGAACAAGAATCTGAAGCGATCGCAGAATCAACTACCCTTTTTGATTTAAGAGATTACTCTGAAGCTGAGAGGGACTATCAGGTAGATGTTCAAGGACATGATCCAACCTGGGAGAGTGATGCTAACAATGCTTCACGAAGTTCCGAAGTATTGACTTCGACGGAACCGGATTTAGAAACTCAAATTACCACCAGAGATCAAGCTACATCTCCCGATTCCTCGGTTCAACCTCGAACAGATATTACTCCATCGAACTCGATCGACGTTTCAGCACTCACTAATGAGGTGAGAAATTTTGATTTAGAAGCTGTGGCAGCCAGTTTGGGACTTCAGAAAGACCGACGTGATAAAAACAAATGGAAAGATGCAGGTCACACGGTTAGCATCAACGACGGAAAATTCATGGACTGGCTAGCTGATAAGGGCGGCGGAGGCGCGATCGATTTGGTGATGCACGTCCGCAAAGTCGAGTTTAAAGAAGCAGTTCAATGGCTTTCAGGACAAACGCTGTCTTCTCCTGCTCGATCTCAATCATTTTCCGTACCAAAAGAGCCTCGTCCCCTTGAATTACCACCCCACAATGAAGAATACTGGGCAACGGTGCGACAGTACTTGGTCGAAACACGGGGGCTGCCTACAACCTGGATCGATCGCTTTCATGAGACAGGATTGATTTACGCGGATGACTATCGCAACGCCGTTTTTCTGCGATACAGCGATCGACACAACGAGCAAGCTTGGTCGCGCCACGAAGCCACAGGCGCAAGTCTACGAGGCACTCGTGACTCGGAACACGCTTTTCATGGATTAGCACCAGGCTCTTGCCGAGAAAACGGCTGGTTTTGGTTGCGATCAACAAATGGCGAAGTTAACCGAGCTGTTTTGACTGAATCGCCGATCGATGCCATTTCCCTAGCCGTGCTGGAAAAAGAAAAATCTCCGAACGCAACAACCGTCTCTGTTTACCTCTCAACCGACGGCTCCGGCGCAATTCCAACAACTGCTCTCCAAGCGGTGCTAGACAAACGTGGGCAGGTGATTGCTGCATTTGATGCCGATAAACCGGGTGAGAAAATGGCGTGGCGCATTGCGGAAATGCTACCCGGCATTACGCGCATGACTCCAGCGCAGGGAAAAGACTGGAACGATCGCCTTTTAATCGAGCATCATTCCGAGCAGGCGAAAACCGGAGAATACGAACGAGGCGACAAGGAGACGCTGCGATCGCTGTGGAAATGGCATCGAGTCGCTGGAGAGCTAGGACGATCGCCCGCCTATCTCAAGCGAATTACGGAAGTTGCCAGAGCAGTTGTCGATGGTGAACCTTTATCCGATAAAGCAGTCTCCGCTATGCAGCAAGATTTTCAGACTTATAAGCAGCAAGTTCATACTCGCTCAACGGTTCGCCCGAATCTCCAAACTTCAGAAGTGCCTCAAGCACAAACAGCGCAAGCAAAAAAGTCTTACCAGGGAGTTGAAATGGGATGA
- a CDS encoding hypothetical protein (conserved hypothetical protein;~similar to AA sequence:cyanobase_aa:PMT9312_0986), giving the protein MISLQVLILTGVFFASSVISVISGSTSLITVPVMLAFGIEPHIAIATNMMGLTLMSIGSTLPFVGRSIIDTRRLPLLIGLTLIGSVLGALLVLVVPSRSMPLIISVSMIAVALFSFVNRDAGLIPVEGDSSRLAEFCGYAATFILGIYGGFFSGGYVTLLTAAYVVLFRMTFIQAIATTKLINVFSSLIATCIFAHQGIINYSLGLILGLAMFVGGVIGGKLSLRLSNVWLQRIYLTVVAILVVITLRNSLHQHQSSSTTNLITPA; this is encoded by the coding sequence GTGATATCTTTACAGGTTCTGATTCTTACAGGGGTTTTCTTCGCATCTAGCGTGATTAGCGTCATTTCTGGAAGCACCTCACTGATTACGGTTCCGGTCATGCTGGCGTTTGGCATTGAACCTCATATTGCCATTGCAACAAATATGATGGGACTAACATTAATGAGCATCGGCAGCACCTTGCCATTTGTGGGCAGGAGCATCATCGACACCAGACGATTACCCTTGCTCATTGGTTTGACCCTGATCGGCTCAGTCTTGGGAGCATTGCTGGTGCTTGTCGTTCCATCGAGATCTATGCCGTTGATTATTTCGGTTTCAATGATTGCGGTAGCGCTATTCTCATTCGTGAACCGAGATGCTGGACTGATTCCCGTAGAAGGAGACTCTTCACGACTTGCGGAGTTTTGTGGGTATGCAGCTACATTTATCTTGGGGATTTATGGCGGTTTTTTCAGTGGCGGCTATGTGACGCTGCTGACGGCTGCTTATGTCGTTCTCTTTCGGATGACCTTTATTCAAGCCATCGCGACGACGAAGCTGATTAATGTTTTTTCCTCGCTGATCGCTACCTGCATTTTTGCTCATCAGGGTATCATCAACTACTCACTTGGTCTGATCCTTGGTCTTGCGATGTTTGTTGGTGGCGTAATTGGTGGAAAGCTTTCCCTACGCTTGAGCAATGTGTGGCTGCAACGAATTTACTTAACGGTTGTTGCCATTCTTGTGGTTATTACACTACGTAACTCTCTACACCAGCATCAGTCAAGCAGTACAACGAACTTGATAACACCAGCCTAA
- a CDS encoding hypothetical protein (similar to AA sequence:cyanobase_aa:Ava_C0183): MPRKTCGFGFSCAAMMMQPGLEPQDCPNIKTCGLVTTLTPEEEVELIRVREIQWQQAQEERRRVEERIWVTRHRAAIMMLMARGCSQTLESLGITEPIAEIATHLETLRSHLQHFQGKYIAPEACEIHRYSVKRPYGKYGYNKLTAETAIFEPSEKETKVRVIHLSHDDDPRNLEGQRGIDRRNSLTQIRTQLKLAEAALAQAVALASVAVEGEEVLAMNLEEQLELFPILEGD, encoded by the coding sequence ATGCCTAGAAAAACCTGTGGATTTGGCTTTTCCTGTGCTGCAATGATGATGCAACCCGGTCTTGAGCCGCAAGATTGTCCAAATATCAAGACTTGCGGATTAGTTACAACGCTTACACCCGAAGAAGAAGTCGAACTGATTCGGGTACGAGAAATTCAATGGCAACAAGCTCAAGAAGAACGGCGACGGGTGGAAGAACGCATCTGGGTGACTCGCCATCGTGCCGCGATCATGATGTTGATGGCACGAGGTTGTTCTCAAACGCTGGAGAGTCTTGGAATAACCGAACCCATTGCCGAGATCGCTACTCACCTCGAAACCCTGCGATCGCACCTCCAGCACTTTCAGGGAAAGTACATTGCTCCAGAAGCCTGTGAAATTCATCGATATAGTGTTAAACGTCCCTATGGAAAGTATGGATATAACAAACTAACGGCTGAAACTGCCATCTTCGAGCCGTCCGAGAAAGAAACGAAAGTTAGGGTAATTCATCTGAGCCACGATGATGACCCGCGCAATTTGGAAGGACAACGCGGAATCGATCGACGCAATTCTCTAACTCAAATTCGCACTCAACTGAAACTCGCAGAAGCCGCTCTCGCTCAAGCGGTTGCCCTCGCCTCGGTCGCTGTGGAGGGCGAGGAGGTTCTAGCTATGAATTTAGAAGAGCAGCTAGAACTCTTTCCGATTCTCGAAGGCGATTAG